Proteins from a single region of Macaca fascicularis isolate 582-1 chromosome 5, T2T-MFA8v1.1:
- the GK2 gene encoding glycerol kinase 2 → MADPKTAAVGPLVGAVVQGTNSTRFLVFSSKTAELLSHHKVELTQEFPKEGWVEQDPKEILQSVYECIARTCEKLDEMNIDISNIKAVGISNQRETTVIWDKLTGEPLYNAVVWLDLRTQTTVEDLSKKIPGNSNFVKSKTGLPLSTYFSAVKLRWMLDNVRHVQKAVEEGRALFGTIDSWLIWSLTGGVNGGVHCTDVTNASRTMLFNIHSLEWDKELCDFFEIPMDLLPNVFSSSEIYGLIKTGALEGVPISGCLGDQCAALVGQMCFQEGQAKNTYGTGCFLLCNTGRKCVFSEHGLLTTIAYKLGKEKPAYYALEGSVAIAGAVIRWLRDNLGIIETSGDIEKLAKEVGTSYGCYFVPAFSGLYAPYWEPSARGILCGLTQFTNKCHIAFAALEAVCFQTREILEAMNRDCGIPLRHLQVDGGMTNNKVLMQLQADILHIPVIKPFMPETTALGAAMAAGAAEGVSVWSLEPQALSVLRMERFEPQIQATESEIRYATWKKAVMKSMGWVTSQSPESGDPSIFSSMPLGFFIVSSMVMLIGARYISGMP, encoded by the coding sequence ATGGCAGACCCGAAGACAGCAGCTGTGGGGCCGTTGGTGGGAGCGGTGGTCCAGGGCACCAACTCCACTCGCTTTCTGGTTTTCAGTTCAAAAACAGCGGAACTACTTAGTCATCATAAAGTGGAATTAACACAAGAGTTCCCAAAAGAAGGATGGGTGGAACAAGACCCTAAGGAAATTCTTCAGTCTGTCTATGAGTGTATAGCGAGAACGTGTGAGAAACTTGACGAAATGAATATTGATATATCCAACATAAAAGCTGTTGGTATCAGCAATCAGAGGGAAACCACTGTAATCTGGGACAAGTTAACTGGAGAGCCTCTCTACAACGCTGTGGTGTGGCTTGATCTAAGAACCCAGACTACTGTTGAGGATCTTAGTAAAAAAATTCCAGGAAATAGTAACTTCGTCAAGTCTAAGACAGGCCTTCCACTTAGCACTTACTTCAGTGCAGTAAAACTTCGTTGGATGCTTGACAATGTGAGACATGTCCAAAAGGCTGTTGAAGAAGGTAGAGCTCTTTTTGGTACCATTGATTCATGGCTTATCTGGAGTTTGACAGGAGGAGTTAATGGAGGTGTGCATTGTACAGATGTAACAAATGCAAGCAGGACAATGCTTTTTAATATCCATTCTTTGGAATGGGATAAAGAGCTCTGTGACTTTTTTGAAATTCCAATGGACCTTCTTCCAAATGTCTTCAGTTCTTCTGAGATCTATGGCCTAATTAAAACTGGGGCCCTGGAAGGTGTGCCAATATCTGGGTGTTTGGGGGACCAGTGTGCTGCATTAGTAGGACAAATGTGCTTCCAGGAAGGACAAGCCAAAAACACCTATGGAACAGGTTGCTTCTTACTATGTAATACAGGTCGTAAATGTGTGTTTTCTGAACATGGCCTTCTGACCACAATAGCTTACAAATTAGGCAAAGAGAAGCCAGCATATTATGCACTGGAAGGTTCTGTTGCTATAGCGGGTGCTGTTATTCGTTGGCTAAGAGACAATCTTGGAATTATAGAGACCTCAGGAGACATTGAAAAACTTGCTAAAGAAGTAGGAACTTCTTATGGCTGTTACTTTGTCCCAGCCTTTTCAGGGTTATATGCACCTTATTGGGAACCCAGTGCAAGAGGAATACTCTGTGGTCTTACTCAGTTTACCAATAAATGTCatattgcttttgctgcattaGAAGCTGTTTGTTTCCAAACCCGAGAGATTTTGGAAGCCATGAACCGTGACTGTGGAATTCCACTTCGTCATTTGCAGGTAGATGGAGGAATGACCAACAACAAAGTTCTTATGCAACTACAAGCAGATATTCTGCATATTCCAGTAATAAAACCCTTTATGCCTGAAACAACTGCACTAGGAGCTGCCATGGCAGCAGGAGCTGCAGAGGGAGTAAGCGTTTGGAGCCTTGAACCCCAGGCTTTGTCGGTTCTCAGGATGGAACGATTTGAACCACAGATCCAGGCCACAGAAAGTGAAATTCGTTATGCCACATGGAAGAAAGCTGTAATGAAGTCAATGGGTTGGGTTACCAGTCAGTCTCCTGAAAGTGGTGATCCTTCTATCTTCTCTAGTATGCCTTTGGGATTTTTTATAGTGAGTAGCATGGTAATGCTAATTGGAGCAAGATATATCTCAGGTATGCCGTAA